In Gammaproteobacteria bacterium, a single window of DNA contains:
- a CDS encoding Abi family protein has product MKRPFDKEPATYAEQIELLRRRGMAVRDLAEAEFHLRHVNFHRLSEYWRAFEADPVTHRFHPGTDFAEVLKLYALDRELRLLVLDAVERVEVSVRSQWTYQMAHRHGPHAHLDSTLAGRRGRWEQNLAKLVDETSRSHEVFIRNYRNNYIEALPPVWVVCEAMSLGQLSRWYANLKPMRTRRAIADGYGTDEQVLQSWLHHLAHLRNICAHHSRLWNRAFTITPRLPRHKPAGLINQCRRNSRKPYNTLVILLYLMDCIVPGHHWRARLKAWLSRMGADTAAMDFPGGWEQQPIWRETSQ; this is encoded by the coding sequence GTGAAGCGCCCATTTGACAAAGAACCCGCCACCTACGCCGAGCAGATTGAACTGCTCCGGCGGCGCGGCATGGCCGTTCGCGACCTGGCCGAGGCCGAATTCCATCTTCGGCATGTTAATTTCCACCGGCTCAGTGAATACTGGCGCGCTTTTGAGGCCGACCCGGTAACTCACCGATTCCATCCCGGCACCGACTTCGCCGAGGTTCTGAAACTCTATGCGCTGGACCGCGAATTGCGTCTGCTGGTGCTTGACGCCGTGGAACGCGTGGAAGTGTCAGTGCGCAGTCAATGGACTTACCAAATGGCACACCGCCACGGACCGCATGCCCATCTCGATTCCACGCTGGCCGGCAGACGCGGACGCTGGGAACAAAATCTCGCCAAACTTGTCGATGAAACAAGCCGCTCCCACGAGGTTTTCATCCGCAATTACAGGAACAACTATATCGAGGCATTGCCGCCGGTTTGGGTTGTCTGCGAAGCGATGTCGCTGGGGCAACTTTCCCGCTGGTATGCCAACCTCAAACCGATGCGCACCCGGCGCGCAATTGCCGACGGGTATGGGACGGACGAGCAAGTGCTGCAATCCTGGTTGCATCATCTCGCTCATTTGCGCAACATCTGCGCCCACCACAGTCGGCTGTGGAATCGGGCGTTCACCATCACCCCGCGCTTGCCCCGGCACAAGCCCGCCGGGCTCATCAACCAGTGCCGCCGCAACTCGCGCAAGCCATACAACACCCTGGTTATCCTGCTTTATTTGATGGATTGCATTGTCCCCGGGCATCATTGGCGCGCCCGCCTGAAAGCATGGCTGTCTCGCATGGGGGCGGATACGGCGGCCATGGACTTCCCCGGCGGATGGGAACAACAGCCCATCTG